In Musa acuminata AAA Group cultivar baxijiao chromosome BXJ2-8, Cavendish_Baxijiao_AAA, whole genome shotgun sequence, one genomic interval encodes:
- the LOC135619507 gene encoding serine/threonine-protein kinase D6PK-like — protein MGSSGGASEIIESGEESNLASRYGGSKTLSIKFKPNARDGKSQDVEDDLHELVRAIDLRTSSRVIGPSCQLGVDLLRKNALKKPVKIGASRPSGIEISESVTLKQALRRLCISQASEMAAMKRLSKPAGLSGSSEAGTIKRLYASVVIQSSDSGLPLNGEQRNLVKISIVPEKVAADSSKKATAFGQVRNLESCNSSAVSSPLAAVTPKVTKIRIQDVIKPTLEELCEFQSAAIQKENKGKSVSKAPVSSSQAVVASTKLIMTPYLTKPVHRNNTTKKKRKPEPISVPSGSIKGSEVEKSGVTTSRTKLQFSKEPVVPACVTMPTAGSYCPKKPVAPAYGTMNPSAKISMEDVDSGASKIFSSPNIHGSGRVAGSKASELSSSREKGECSHSSKSSIGDYSSSTSFSEESNQSGFSVKSCRPHMSKDVKWVAIHHNLIQLGSLGLKNFKLLKRLGCGDIGTVYLAELVGSECLFALKVMDIEFLISRKKMLRAQTEREILQMLDHPFLPTLYAHFTTDNLSCLVMEYCPGGDLHVLRQKQPRRSFAETAARFYVAEVLLALEYLHMLGVIYRDLKPENILVREDGHIMLSDFDLSLRCSVSPTLLRSSSLGTQETVRLSGPCAENSCIDPLCIRPSCVQVSCFTPRLESSTVAKTRKLKSDGQGQVRPLPQLVVEPTGARSNSFVGTHEYLAPEIIRGDGHGSAVDWWTFGILLYELLFGITPFRGPGNEETLANVVSQSLKFPDNPSVSSHARDLIRGLLVKEPESRLGSVTGAAEIKQHPFFEGLNWALIRSAAPPEIPRSHDCATPTVFHKKKEGKCLDFWAYGEDVEFELF, from the exons ATGGGCTCGTCTGGTGGAGCTTCTGAGATTATTGAATCAGGTGAAGAATCAAACTTGGCCAGTCGTTACGGTGGATCTAAGACACTGAGTATTAAGTTTAAACCGAATGCACGAGATGGCAAGTCCCAGGATGTGGAAGATGACCTTCATGAACTTGTGAGGGCAATAGATCTCAGGACATCATCAAGGGTTATCGGTCCTTCTTGTCAGCTAGGGGTTGACTTGTTGAGGAAGAATGCGTTGAAGAAGCCAGTCAAAATTGGAGCTTCTCGGCCATCAGGAATAGAAATATCAGAGTCTGTCACCTTAAAGCAGGCTTTGAGAAGGTTATGCATTTCCCAGGCATCAGAGATGGCTGCTATGAAGAGGTTATCAAAACCTGCTGGGTTATCTGGGAGCTCTGAAGCTGGAACAATCAAGAGGCTTTATGCATCTGTGGTGATTCAGTCAAGCGACTCTGGCCTTCCTCTAAATGGAGAACAGAGAAATTTGGTCAAAATATCCATTGTGCCTGAAAAGGTTGCAGCAGATTCATCAAAAAAGGCAACTGCATTTGGTCAAGTGCGGAATTTGGAATCATGTAATTCGAGTGCTGTTTCATCTCCTCTAGCTGCAGTTACGCCAAAGGTAACTAAGATCAGAATCCAAGATGTAATTAAACCTACATTAGAAGAGCTCTGTGAATTTCAATCAGCTGcaatacaaaaagaaaacaaggGGAAATCTGTTTCCAAAGCACCTGTTTCTAGTTCACAGGCTGTTGTTGCATCAACCAAACTTATCATGACCCCATATTTAACCAAACCAGTACATAGGAATAATaccaccaaaaagaaaagaaagcctgAGCCAATTTCAGTACCCAGTGGTTCCATCAAAGGCAGTGAAGTTGAAAAAAGTGGTGTTACTACATCCAGAACCAAACTACAGTTTTCTAAGGAACCTGTTGTTCCTGCATGTGTGACAATGCCTACGGCTGGATCATATTGTCCCAAGAAACCTGTCGCTCCTGCATATGGCACTATGAATCCATCTGCCAAAATTAGTATGGAAGATGTTGATAGTGGTGCAAGCAAAATTTTTTCTAGCCCAAATATCCATGGCAGTGGTAGAGTAGCTGGTTCGAAGGCAAGTGAATTATCTAGCTCAAGAGAGAAAGGGGAGTGCTCCCATAGTTCTAAAAGCAGCATTGGGGACTACAGCAGCAGCACTAGCTTCAGTGAAGAGAGCAATCAGAGTGGTTTTAGTGTTAAAAGCTGTAGGCCTCACATGTCCAAGGATGTGAAATGGGTGGCCATCCATCATAACCTAATTCAACTAGGAAGCTTAGGCTTAAAGAACTTTAAGCTTCTCAAGAGACTTGGATGTGGAGATATTGGAACTGTTTATCTTGCTGAGCTTGTTGGTTCTGAATGCTTATTTGCATTGAAGGTCATGGATATTGAATTTCTGATCAGCAGGAAAAAGATGCTGAGAGCACAAACAGAAAGAGAGATATTGCAAATGCTGGATCATCCATTCCTTCCTACCCTCTATGCCCATTTTACAACGGATAACCTCTCATGTTTAGTTATGGAGTATTGTCCAGGCGGTGACCTGCATGTCCTCCGACAAAAGCAACCTAGAAGGAGTTTCGCTGAGACTGCTGCTAG GTTTTATGTTGCAGAAGTCCTCCTTGCTCTGGAATACCTGCACATGCTGGGTGTGATTTACCGTGATCTCAAACCAGAAAACATCCTGGTTCGTGAAGATGGTCACATCATGCTTTCTGATTTTGACTTGTCTCTCAGGTGCTCTGTGAGCCCAACCCTTCTCAGATCATCATCGTTAGGTACACAAGAGACAGTAAGGCTATCAGGACCCTGTGCTGAGAATAGCTGCATTGACCCTCTTTGTATCCGGCCATCTTGTGTTCAAGTTTCTTGCTTCACTCCTCGATTGGAATCTTCCACAGTAGCAAAGACACGGAAGCTAAAATCTGACGGGCAGGGGCAGGTAAGACCGCTTCCGCAACTTGTGGTCGAACCCACTGGTGCACGCTCCAACTCCTTTGTTGGGACCCATGAATACCTTGCTCCTGAGATTATCAGAGGAGATGGACATGGAAGTGCTGTGGATTGGTGGACCTTTGGGATCTTACTATATGAGTTGCTTTTTGGTATAACACCCTTCAGAGGACCTGGAAATGAGGAAACACTGGCTAATGTCGTTTCTCAGAGCTTGAAGTTCCCTGACAACCCATCTGTTAGCTCTCATGCAAGAGATTTAATTAGAGGCCTTCTAGTGAAGGAGCCAGAAAGTAGACTTGGATCAGTCACAGGAGCTGCTGAGATTAAACAGCATCCATTCTTCGAAGGATTGAATTGGGCGCTGATACGTTCTGCTGCACCACCAGAGATACCGAGAAGCCATGATTGTGCGACCCCCACAGTTTTTCATAAGAAAAAAGAAGGCAAGTGTCTTGATTTCTGGGCTTATGGAGAGGATGTGGAGTTCGAGCTCTTTTAG
- the LOC135618220 gene encoding uncharacterized protein LOC135618220 isoform X2, with translation MQSPTPPAQEQQQQQQQQHLVLRIRNSAHSHRESASEEEREDEEASRTALSTFRAKEEEIERKKMEVREKVFAQLGRVEEESKRLAVIQKELEAIADPTRKEVSAIRKKIDAVNRELKPLGHNCLKKEYKEALEAFNGKNREKAQLVNRLIELVSESERLRMKKLEELGKTVDSLR, from the exons ATGCAGTCTCCGACTCCTCCTGcacaggagcagcagcagcagcagcagcagcagcatctggTTCTACGAATCAGGAACTCCGCGCATAGCCACAGAGAGAGCGCATCAGAAGAGGAGAGGGAAGATGAGGAAGCATCAAGAACAGCCCTGTCGACCTTCCGGGCCAAGGAAGAAGAGATTGAGAGGAAGAAGATGGAGGTCAGGGAGAAGGTGTTCGCCCAGTTGGGCCGCGTGGAGGAGGAAAGCAAACGACTGGCCGTGATCCAAAAG GAACTTGAAGCGATAGCGGATCCAACGAGGAAGGAGGTGTCAGCCATACGCAAGAAGATAGACGCTGTCAACCGCGAACTGAAGCCTCTCGGCCACAACTGCCTCAAGAAG GAGTACAAGGAAGCTCTTGAAGCCTTTAATGGGAAGAACAGGGAGAAGGCGCAACTGGTGAACAGACTGATAGAG TTGGTCAGCGAGAGCGAGAGGTTGAGGATGAAGAAGCTGGAGGAGCTGGGCAAGACGGTGGACTCTCTTCGATGA
- the LOC135618220 gene encoding uncharacterized protein LOC135618220 isoform X1, which yields MQSPTPPAQEQQQQQQQQHLVLRIRNSAHSHRESASEEEREDEEASRTALSTFRAKEEEIERKKMEVREKVFAQLGRVEEESKRLAVIQKELEAIADPTRKEVSAIRKKIDAVNRELKPLGHNCLKKEKEYKEALEAFNGKNREKAQLVNRLIELVSESERLRMKKLEELGKTVDSLR from the exons ATGCAGTCTCCGACTCCTCCTGcacaggagcagcagcagcagcagcagcagcagcatctggTTCTACGAATCAGGAACTCCGCGCATAGCCACAGAGAGAGCGCATCAGAAGAGGAGAGGGAAGATGAGGAAGCATCAAGAACAGCCCTGTCGACCTTCCGGGCCAAGGAAGAAGAGATTGAGAGGAAGAAGATGGAGGTCAGGGAGAAGGTGTTCGCCCAGTTGGGCCGCGTGGAGGAGGAAAGCAAACGACTGGCCGTGATCCAAAAG GAACTTGAAGCGATAGCGGATCCAACGAGGAAGGAGGTGTCAGCCATACGCAAGAAGATAGACGCTGTCAACCGCGAACTGAAGCCTCTCGGCCACAACTGCCTCAAGAAG GAGAAGGAGTACAAGGAAGCTCTTGAAGCCTTTAATGGGAAGAACAGGGAGAAGGCGCAACTGGTGAACAGACTGATAGAG TTGGTCAGCGAGAGCGAGAGGTTGAGGATGAAGAAGCTGGAGGAGCTGGGCAAGACGGTGGACTCTCTTCGATGA